In Uranotaenia lowii strain MFRU-FL chromosome 2, ASM2978415v1, whole genome shotgun sequence, one genomic interval encodes:
- the LOC129741401 gene encoding putative odorant receptor 83c: MKDVQERIRQVVWLFDERALDNRQGIDVFNDVVSALRRFCKSVGADILDPNYRYSWRTLVLLSTFVAYWLSTVYTIHFKWAYGLVAADVACMIIILQIFGVADVFINQLKSLDDVLEQHDGNEEYVYHKVRGICLMHEEIIQYEIEMDESYKTVVLVQIVTSIAEISTSLFVFYLTGHINALFLAVSAVWQLFEYCLLGVTLTIKNEQIVRALYDIKWYRLTTKQQKMLGIVLQRAQNAVEITIGGLALLNLETFVEVMKKIYSYYAMLMQFLDQ; the protein is encoded by the exons ATGAAGGATGTGCAGGAACGAATTCGCCAAGTGGTTTGGCTCTTCGACGAACGTGCCTTGGACAACCGTCAGGGAATCGACGTCTTCAACGATGTGGTCTCTGCATTGCGTCGCTTTTGTAAAAGTGTTGGGGCCGATATTCTGGACCCAAATTATCGTTACAGCTGGCGTACATTGGTACTGCTTTCAACATTCGTGGCGTATTGGCTGAGCACGGTGTACACCATTCACTTCAAATGGG CCTATGGACTGGTTGCTGCTGACGTTGCCTGCATGATAATAATCCTTCAAATTTTCGGAGTTGCCGATGTTTTCATTAACCAGCTTAAATCGTTAGATGATGTTCTGGAACAACATGACGGAAATGAGGAGTACGTGTATCACAAAGTTCGTGGTATATGTTTGATGCATGAGGAAATAATACA ATACGAAATAGAAATGGATGAATCTTACAAAACTGTTGTACTGGTTCAAATAGTAACTTCAATTGCTGAAATCTCTACATCACTGTTTGTTTTCTATCTGACAGGGCACATCAACGCTTTATTTCTTGCAGTTAGTGCAGTGTGGCAATTGTTTGAGTATTGCTTACTGGGTGTCACGTTGACTATAAAG AATGAACAGATTGTGCGAGCCCTATATGACATTAAATGGTACAGACTAACGACGAAACAACAGAAAATGCTTGGTATAGTCTTGCAAAGAGCCCAGAACGCTGTGGAAATAACGATTGGTGGATTAGCTCTGCTGAATTTAGAAACATTTGTCGAG gttatgaaaaaaatttattcctaTTACGCCATGTTGATGCAGTTCTTAGACCAatga
- the LOC129744244 gene encoding odorant receptor 67d-like: protein MELVPIGAIAIQGTAKMHHGFSNISFIRNTVHKLAILYGRNVNNRANNRSLVFCAGLIKMVFELFRLIYYVAAAGFCCLPLYFYLKDGKYVLMFAMLIPGCDPETLHGFVITCVYHIGTLYIGIVGILAADVSNMLFILNVVEVADVFKNQLKSLDVILDGMHNDEEIVHRQVLGICSMHEEIVLYSEELESSYGTVILFQIVTSIVEISTGLFIFHMTGHINAFFLVLGAIWQLLEFCLLGVTLTVKNEEIVRALYDLKWYHLSTRHQRMLGLILHKAQNAVEISIGGLAWLNLETFVEVMKTIYSYYAMLKEFIK, encoded by the exons ATGGAACTTGTGCCCATTGGAGCAATAGCTATTCAAGGGACGGCAAAAATGCATCATGGATTTTCCAACATTTCCTTTATTCGAAATACGGTTCACAAATTGGCTATTTTATATGGACGAAACGTGAACAACCGGGCCAATAACAGATCCTTGGTTTTTTGTGCTGGTCTTATCAAAATGGTGTTTGAACTTTTCCGTCTTATATACTATGTTGCTGCAGCTGGATTTTGTTGTTTACCGCTATACTTCTACTTGAAAGATGGGAAATACGTTTTGATGTTTGCTATGTTGATCCCTGGTTGTGACCCTGAAACTCTCCACGGTTTCGTAATCACCTGTGTTTATCATATCGGTACACTTTATATCGGTATCGTTGGAATACTAGCTGCCGATGTTTCCAATATGTTGTTCATACTTAACGTGGTTGAAGTTGCAGATGTTTTCAAAAACCAGTTAAAATCCTTAGACGTCATTCTGGACGGAATGCACAACGATGAAGAAATAGTGCACAGACAAGTTCTTGGAATATGTTCAATGCATGAGGAAATTGTACT ATATTCAGAAGAACTTGAGAGTTCATACGGAACAGTTATCCTGTTTCAAATCGTCACTTCAATCGTAGAGATTTCTACAGGTCTGTTCATATTCCACATGACCGGCCATATCAATGCTTTTTTTCTGGTACTCGGTGCAATTTGGCAGTTGCTTGAATTTTGCTTGCTCGGTGTTACATTGACTGTAAAA AATGAAGAAATCGTTCGTGCTCTATACGACCTCAAATGGTACCACCTGTCAACGAGACATCAGCGGATGCTTGGTTTGATTTTACACAAAGCTCAGAATGCCGTGGAAATATCGATTGGTGGATTAGCATGGCTGAACTTGGAGACATTCGTAGAG GTTATGAAAACAATTTACTCCTATTACGCCATGTTGAAAGAATTTATAAAGTAA
- the LOC129741403 gene encoding putative odorant receptor 83c, translating into MEVLNKFRQLLWLFDERTYDNRRGIDVFNGMIAEVREFCVNVGADIIDPKYRPNWRTVILFTSVVTFFISICYTFYHKWGHWLYLVEAAPIVALFVQAVVKTYHAFFSIPFLRSIYGLIAVDVICMIIILQIFGVADVFINQLKSLDDVLEQENRNEEIVNKKIIDICLMHEEIIQYEVEMDESYKTVVLVQIITSIAEISTTLFVFYLTGHINALFLAVSAVWQLLEFCLLGVTLTIKNEQIVRSLYDIKWYRLTTKQQKILGIVLQGAQNAVEITIGGLALLNLETFVEVMKKIYSYYAMLMQFLEQ; encoded by the exons ATGGAGGTGCTTAATAAATTCCGCCAATTGCTTTGGCTCTTCGATGAACGAACCTACGACAATCGTCGGGGTATCgacgtttttaatggaatgatCGCTGAAGTGCGCGAATTCTGTGTGAACGTAGGAGCGGACATCATCGACCCCAAATATCGTCCCAATTGGCGCACAGTGATACTATTTACATCGGTCGTAACGTTCTTCATAAGCATTTGCTACACGTTCTACCACAAATGGGGACACTGGCTCTATCTCGTGGAAGCAGCTCCAATTGTTGCACTGTTTGTTCAGGCAGTGGTCAAAACTTATCATGCTTTTTTCAGCATTCCATTTCTTCGAAGCA TCTATGGACTGATTGCGGTTGACGTTATCTGCATGATAATAATCCTTCAAATTTTTGGAGTTGCCGATGTTTTCATTAACCAGCTTAAATCGTTAGATGATGTTCTGGAACAAGAGAACAGAAATGAGGAGATCGTGAATAAGAAAATTATTGATATATGTTTGATGCATGAGGAAATAATACA ATACGAGGTAGAAATGGATGAATCTTACAAAACGGTCGTACTGGTTCAAATAATAACTTCGATTGCTGAAATCTCTACAACgctgtttgttttttatctGACAGGGCACATCAACGCTTTATTTCTTGCAGTTAGTGCAGTGTGGCAATTACTTGAGTTTTGCTTACTGGGTGTCACGTTGACTATAAAG AATGAACAGATTGTTCGATCCCTATATGACATTAAATGGTACAGACTGACGacgaaacaacagaaaataCTTGGTATAGTATTGCAAGGGGCCCAGAACGCTGTGGAAATAACGATCGGTGGACTAGCTTTGCTTAATTTAGAAACATTTGTCGAG gttatgaaaaaaatttattcctaTTACGCCATGTTGATGCAGTTCTTAGAACAATGA